In Nakamurella antarctica, the following are encoded in one genomic region:
- a CDS encoding AGE family epimerase/isomerase → MTHHLQTPRSSWLTLPSHVAWLNNQVSLQFQFAANARLAEGGFGYLGADGRVDRGRKRELYITCRTTYVAALAHLRGEPGALSLVDHGISALQSHFRDAEHGGWYSAITDDGAPVPGRKSAYDHAFVLLACSSAAIAGRPGADELLREAQGVIDDHFWDEEAGLARESFAVDWSDCEDYRGANSNMHLVEAFLAAGDALGDPAITARTVRICDFLINHAARANNWLLPEHFDATWNALPDYNKDLPAHPFRPYGATPGHFLEWARLLVQVDASNPGAGEWMIPAAKALFDRAIETGWHADGRDGFVYTVGWDESVIIDSRLFWVLAEAIGAAALLLRVTGDPQYSDWYEKLFDHAARYFVEPTRGTWIHELDNNLVESGLVWPGRPDCYHVTNALLLPQLPLTPATALALAQIANQY, encoded by the coding sequence ATGACCCACCACCTCCAGACCCCTCGCTCGTCGTGGCTGACCCTGCCTTCCCACGTGGCGTGGCTCAATAATCAAGTCAGCCTGCAGTTCCAATTCGCTGCCAACGCACGACTGGCCGAGGGTGGATTCGGGTATTTGGGCGCTGATGGCCGGGTGGATCGTGGTCGGAAGCGCGAGCTTTACATCACCTGCCGCACCACCTATGTCGCGGCGCTGGCGCACCTGCGCGGAGAACCGGGCGCTCTCTCGCTCGTCGATCACGGCATTAGCGCCTTACAGTCGCACTTTCGCGACGCAGAGCACGGCGGGTGGTACAGCGCCATTACTGATGACGGGGCGCCCGTCCCAGGTCGTAAATCTGCTTACGACCATGCTTTCGTCCTCCTCGCCTGCTCGTCGGCGGCCATAGCCGGAAGGCCGGGTGCGGACGAACTACTGCGCGAAGCACAAGGTGTGATCGACGACCATTTCTGGGACGAAGAAGCGGGCCTGGCGCGAGAGTCCTTCGCCGTTGACTGGAGTGACTGCGAGGACTACCGCGGCGCCAATTCGAATATGCATTTGGTGGAAGCGTTCCTCGCAGCTGGCGACGCGCTGGGCGATCCGGCGATCACTGCCCGTACTGTCCGCATCTGTGATTTCCTGATCAACCACGCTGCGAGAGCCAACAACTGGCTCCTGCCAGAGCATTTCGATGCCACGTGGAACGCGTTACCGGACTACAACAAAGATCTGCCAGCGCATCCGTTTCGGCCCTACGGCGCCACTCCGGGCCACTTCCTCGAGTGGGCAAGGCTTCTCGTCCAAGTGGATGCGTCGAATCCGGGCGCGGGGGAGTGGATGATCCCTGCGGCGAAGGCGTTGTTTGACCGCGCCATCGAAACCGGATGGCACGCCGATGGCCGTGACGGCTTTGTCTACACCGTGGGCTGGGACGAAAGCGTCATTATCGATTCGCGGCTGTTCTGGGTGCTTGCCGAGGCGATCGGCGCCGCAGCCCTGCTGCTGCGGGTCACCGGCGATCCTCAGTATTCGGACTGGTATGAAAAGCTTTTCGACCATGCCGCTCGATATTTCGTGGAGCCCACCCGGGGTACCTGGATACATGAGCTCGACAACAATCTCGTCGAGTCCGGATTGGTGTGGCCCGGAAGGCCCGACTGCTACCACGTCACGAACGCTCTGCTCCTCCCGCAGCTGCCGCTGACTCCGGCGACGGCCTTGGCGTTAGCGCAGATCGCCAACCAGTACTGA
- a CDS encoding glycosyltransferase 87 family protein, giving the protein MRHLRWIVASSWAPWALLALAVLAQVGATLAGADPYKMIDLSVYIDSVGWAFDGSLYDATSNSISGSGKPVNLPFTYPPFSAVLFTPLAALNLTVARIAWQLASLAALALIIYFTLHLMGRAGKDAAKPVAHLRGVLITATACASWLEPVRTTFNYGQINVFLAALLLAGAVTAKQWWAGSSVGIAAGIKLVPAITGLYYLMQRRWLAALWCVLGFASTVGFAAIFLPSETKRYFTELIFDPARTGPIFGAINQSWRGALARLAGQDDLPTGWIVAVVSTAALAIWALMRALKAQDRTAAFLVVQFLGLLVSPISWSHHYVWIVPLLMWCFFGPHSRKRAVRILAMSWLIAAYSYVVSILVAQPNNYEISSRPGWASGLALIYVVLGMATIGVLGWVNRGVASAAAPSEAGAAARTR; this is encoded by the coding sequence ATGCGGCATCTTCGGTGGATTGTGGCATCGTCTTGGGCGCCGTGGGCACTTCTGGCTCTTGCGGTGCTCGCCCAAGTGGGCGCTACGCTTGCCGGCGCGGATCCGTACAAAATGATCGACCTTTCGGTCTACATCGACAGCGTCGGTTGGGCATTTGACGGCTCGCTCTATGACGCCACCAGCAACTCCATTTCTGGGTCAGGCAAGCCGGTCAACTTGCCTTTCACTTACCCACCATTTTCAGCGGTCCTGTTCACGCCGCTAGCGGCGTTGAACCTGACCGTCGCACGCATCGCCTGGCAGTTGGCCAGCCTCGCCGCGCTTGCCCTCATCATCTATTTCACGTTGCACCTGATGGGCCGCGCGGGCAAGGACGCTGCCAAGCCCGTCGCCCACCTGCGCGGTGTCCTAATTACTGCAACCGCATGTGCGTCGTGGTTGGAGCCGGTCCGAACGACCTTTAACTATGGTCAAATCAATGTGTTCTTGGCGGCACTTCTGCTCGCCGGCGCGGTGACCGCGAAGCAGTGGTGGGCAGGGTCCAGCGTCGGGATCGCCGCGGGCATCAAGCTGGTGCCCGCCATCACGGGCTTGTATTACCTGATGCAGCGCAGGTGGCTCGCGGCACTATGGTGCGTCCTCGGGTTTGCCTCTACCGTCGGCTTTGCCGCGATCTTCCTGCCCTCGGAAACCAAGCGCTATTTCACGGAGTTGATCTTCGACCCCGCCCGCACCGGCCCCATATTTGGTGCCATCAACCAGTCGTGGCGCGGTGCGTTGGCGCGCCTTGCTGGCCAGGATGATCTGCCCACCGGATGGATTGTTGCCGTCGTTTCTACAGCGGCGCTTGCTATCTGGGCGCTGATGAGGGCGTTGAAAGCGCAAGATCGGACGGCGGCGTTCCTCGTGGTGCAGTTCTTGGGTCTGTTGGTCTCGCCGATCTCATGGTCTCATCACTACGTCTGGATTGTGCCGCTGCTGATGTGGTGTTTCTTCGGCCCGCACAGCCGAAAGCGCGCGGTGCGAATCCTGGCGATGTCGTGGCTGATCGCCGCCTACAGCTACGTGGTGTCAATTTTGGTCGCACAGCCCAATAATTACGAGATCTCCTCGCGCCCGGGGTGGGCGTCGGGCCTTGCTCTGATCTATGTCGTTCTCGGCATGGCCACGATCGGCGTGCTGGGCTGGGTCAACCGTGGGGTGGCGAGCGCCGCCGCACCCTCCGAGGCTGGCGCCGCCGCGCGCACGCGCTAG
- a CDS encoding ABC transporter substrate-binding protein, protein MASSAGSAGAVDLDAAKATLIASGKLTVCTHLSYAPFQFDDGTGKIVGFDVDIMDAVAKKLGVEQTIVDTPFEGIKAGVDTKAGKCDASAAAMSITPEREKVILFSEPYFNATQAMIIRAADDYPDLKSLAGKRVGGQAGTVGLDYLNANSAANGYEVVEYPDLPSQGTALLTNQIDAAVNDSPVWKDLVDKNAGKFKVTASFDTGDQYGIGMKLGNDALKAVVDATLEELKADKAYDDIYKKWIGDVPAS, encoded by the coding sequence ATGGCCTCCTCAGCGGGCTCCGCCGGTGCTGTCGACCTCGACGCTGCCAAGGCCACCCTGATCGCCAGTGGCAAGCTCACGGTCTGCACCCACCTGTCCTACGCCCCGTTCCAGTTCGACGACGGCACCGGCAAGATTGTCGGCTTCGACGTGGACATCATGGACGCCGTGGCGAAGAAGCTTGGCGTGGAGCAGACCATTGTCGACACCCCGTTCGAAGGCATCAAGGCCGGTGTCGACACCAAGGCTGGCAAGTGTGACGCCTCTGCCGCGGCAATGTCGATCACCCCGGAGCGCGAGAAGGTGATCCTGTTCTCGGAGCCGTACTTCAACGCAACCCAGGCAATGATCATCCGTGCGGCCGATGACTACCCGGACCTTAAGTCGCTCGCCGGCAAGCGCGTGGGCGGCCAAGCTGGCACCGTGGGCCTTGACTACCTGAATGCAAACTCGGCGGCGAACGGCTACGAAGTTGTCGAATACCCGGATCTGCCGTCGCAGGGCACCGCCTTGCTGACGAACCAGATCGATGCCGCAGTCAACGATTCCCCAGTGTGGAAAGACCTGGTTGACAAGAACGCGGGCAAGTTCAAGGTCACCGCTTCTTTCGACACCGGCGATCAGTACGGCATCGGCATGAAGCTTGGTAATGACGCCCTCAAGGCTGTCGTTGATGCCACCCTCGAGGAACTCAAGGCGGACAAGGCTTACGACGATATCTACAAGAAGTGGATCGGCGACGTTCCTGCGAGCTGA
- a CDS encoding amino acid ABC transporter permease — protein MALTRRQKLRVTRLVQGLIGLAVIAVIVTVADWQAFAKSFLNWDVARGMFPRVITTALINTLLYTACSFMFGLVLAIVLALMRLSSFMPYRALAMAYVELFRGLPALVVLFLIAYGIPIAFAGFTLPGGLLGSVTVGLGLTAAAYMSETLRAGIQAVPKGQVEAARTLGMSSGRTLVTIVLPQAFRIVIPPLTNEMILLVKDSSLVYVLGLTLKEYELTKLGQTVLTSQASATPLLVIAILYLVLTLPLSQLVRRLEIKHARAR, from the coding sequence ATGGCATTGACCAGACGTCAAAAGCTGCGCGTTACCCGCCTCGTTCAAGGTTTAATTGGACTGGCCGTCATAGCCGTAATTGTGACGGTCGCGGATTGGCAGGCTTTCGCGAAGTCTTTCCTGAACTGGGATGTGGCGAGGGGGATGTTCCCGAGGGTCATCACGACCGCTCTGATCAATACCTTGCTCTACACAGCTTGCTCATTCATGTTCGGGTTGGTCCTGGCGATAGTCCTGGCATTGATGCGCTTGTCAAGTTTCATGCCGTATCGCGCTCTCGCCATGGCCTATGTCGAACTCTTCCGCGGATTGCCAGCGCTCGTGGTGCTGTTTCTCATTGCTTACGGGATTCCTATTGCCTTTGCTGGGTTTACGCTGCCGGGAGGACTCCTCGGTTCGGTGACGGTGGGGCTCGGCCTCACCGCTGCCGCCTATATGTCCGAAACCCTGCGCGCTGGTATCCAGGCCGTCCCGAAGGGCCAAGTCGAAGCTGCTCGTACGTTGGGAATGTCCTCGGGGCGCACTCTCGTGACAATCGTTCTCCCGCAGGCCTTTAGGATCGTGATCCCGCCGCTGACCAACGAGATGATCTTGCTTGTCAAAGATTCGTCGTTGGTCTATGTCTTGGGTTTGACCCTGAAGGAGTACGAGCTCACCAAGCTGGGCCAGACCGTCCTCACCTCCCAGGCGAGCGCCACCCCACTCCTGGTCATCGCGATTCTGTACCTTGTCCTCACACTTCCGTTGTCCCAGTTGGTGCGACGGCTCGAAATCAAGCACGCAAGGGCCAGGTGA
- a CDS encoding ABC transporter ATP-binding protein, whose amino-acid sequence MALRVDGVSVTYGPQVAVDDVTLEVSSGEILALLGPSGCGKSTLLRAIAGLEPVRHGVISYDATDLAAIPLHRRGFGLMFQDGMLFPQQNVGANVGYGLRVAGMNKADQRVRVLELLEVVGLGGFESRQVATLSGGQAQRVALARALAPTPRLMLLDEPLAALDKSLRESLLIDLGSILRTTGTSAIFVTHDQGEAFGIADSVALMNDGRIRQQGAPREVWDNPVDEWVARFVGYTSVLPASLLMPYLSDSELRTSVMQGGDTSQRMALRPNALRPDPAGLINALVQFVTLAPDHALVRVDVRGWGNMTVLVDADSAVAPGEHITLRLDSAGCALIP is encoded by the coding sequence ATGGCACTGCGAGTAGACGGTGTCAGCGTTACCTACGGCCCCCAAGTTGCCGTGGACGACGTCACGTTGGAAGTGTCGAGTGGCGAGATCCTCGCACTTCTGGGGCCGTCCGGTTGCGGCAAATCCACGTTGCTCCGCGCCATAGCGGGCCTGGAGCCCGTGCGCCACGGAGTAATCTCCTACGACGCAACCGATTTGGCCGCAATTCCGTTGCATCGCAGGGGCTTTGGTCTGATGTTCCAAGACGGGATGCTCTTCCCGCAGCAGAACGTCGGAGCGAACGTGGGATACGGGCTGCGAGTAGCGGGCATGAACAAGGCAGACCAACGAGTCCGGGTTCTCGAACTGCTTGAAGTAGTGGGTTTGGGCGGATTTGAAAGCCGGCAGGTGGCCACACTCTCGGGAGGTCAGGCCCAACGCGTGGCATTGGCAAGGGCGCTCGCGCCCACGCCGCGTCTGATGCTGCTGGACGAACCACTTGCTGCGCTGGATAAGTCGCTGCGCGAAAGCCTGCTCATCGACCTCGGCAGCATCCTGCGCACTACCGGCACGAGTGCCATCTTTGTCACCCATGATCAAGGAGAGGCGTTCGGAATCGCGGATTCGGTGGCGTTAATGAACGATGGCCGTATCAGGCAGCAGGGTGCCCCTCGCGAGGTCTGGGATAACCCTGTCGACGAATGGGTGGCGCGTTTCGTCGGCTATACCTCGGTGCTGCCAGCGTCGTTGCTCATGCCCTACCTGTCAGATTCCGAGCTGCGTACAAGCGTGATGCAGGGTGGTGATACTTCCCAGCGAATGGCGCTGCGCCCCAATGCTTTACGCCCGGACCCGGCGGGTCTCATTAACGCGCTCGTTCAGTTCGTCACGCTGGCCCCGGACCACGCATTGGTGCGGGTCGACGTCCGGGGGTGGGGGAATATGACCGTGCTGGTCGATGCTGATTCGGCAGTAGCCCCGGGTGAGCACATCACGCTTCGGCTCGACAGCGCGGGCTGCGCGCTGATCCCCTGA
- a CDS encoding (deoxy)nucleoside triphosphate pyrophosphohydrolase: MTWQLAPLRAATLLEVDPERIRRGLLRIDVWQRTAGALGFELDIAPSSAGPAAASAPGGSETPWVGGETVRFRQGHASAGLAHVVIVDGLPQFQVITGTATDACVRVRMGSTGAGTVVTVELVSSRSAGASTGISRVLQGRFRRPVVFALQTLLGIVTLVMHENVVVVGAAVIRDGAVLAARRTYPQSLAGKWELPGGKVEPGESDKSALVREMHEELGMAVEVGEQIGDDVALDVEKILRVYRVTLLAGEPLLTEHDEVRWLRADQLGEVDWLPGDVVVLPALAAALNANL; this comes from the coding sequence GTGACTTGGCAACTAGCACCGCTGCGTGCTGCAACCCTGCTTGAAGTGGACCCGGAACGTATCCGACGGGGGCTGCTGCGAATCGATGTGTGGCAGCGAACCGCCGGCGCCCTCGGGTTCGAGCTCGATATCGCTCCGAGCTCCGCTGGACCTGCCGCAGCCTCCGCGCCAGGGGGCAGCGAGACTCCGTGGGTAGGCGGCGAGACGGTTCGGTTCCGGCAGGGACATGCCAGCGCCGGGCTGGCTCACGTCGTCATCGTTGATGGATTGCCGCAATTTCAGGTCATTACCGGGACCGCGACTGACGCTTGCGTGCGGGTGCGCATGGGTTCCACCGGCGCGGGAACGGTGGTGACCGTCGAGCTGGTGTCTTCGCGGAGCGCGGGCGCTTCGACAGGTATTTCCCGCGTTCTTCAAGGGCGGTTTCGTCGCCCCGTGGTGTTTGCCCTCCAGACCCTGCTCGGCATCGTGACGCTCGTGATGCACGAGAACGTCGTGGTGGTGGGCGCGGCGGTAATACGCGACGGCGCGGTGCTGGCGGCGCGCCGGACGTACCCACAGTCGTTAGCAGGCAAGTGGGAGCTTCCAGGTGGGAAGGTTGAGCCGGGGGAGTCTGACAAGAGTGCTCTGGTCCGCGAGATGCATGAAGAGCTCGGAATGGCTGTCGAGGTGGGCGAGCAAATCGGCGACGACGTGGCCCTTGACGTTGAGAAGATCCTCCGTGTCTATCGCGTCACGCTACTAGCTGGCGAGCCCCTGCTGACCGAGCACGACGAGGTTCGGTGGTTGCGTGCTGATCAATTGGGTGAAGTGGATTGGCTCCCCGGGGACGTTGTGGTTCTTCCGGCCCTGGCGGCTGCCCTCAATGCGAACCTGTGA
- a CDS encoding ABC transporter permease translates to MNDKPPLRAHPEDRVGKLLRRMGLVLAALIPLGIFAAFFFYPVVALVGRGLVGPGGGGPTGIDLTGFADVVGRPRFFKVAWFTLWQAAVSAGLSVLLGIPGAHLLYRRSFRGRSALRALVTIPFVLPTVVVGLAFRTLFASSGPLGSWGLDGTVWAILLAQVFLNYAVVVRTVGTTWAQLDQRPEEAAQALGASPTRAFLTITLPALGPAIAAAGTLVFLFCATSFGIMVVLGGGKFNSLETEIFRQTTQMLDLRTASVLSIVQILLVGTVLGIAARIRHRTESTLRLQSHVGAKPRVSAADWPVVLVTGVVVALLVAPMVTLLGRSLHTETGWGFGNFDALASTGDSQLLIVSGWTALGNSASAAAIAAALAITLGVLLSMVLARKPRQAAARRSLTVLDGFFMLPLGVSAATVGFGFLIALDKPPLDFRGSALLVPIAQAMVATPLVVRMILPVLRATDDRLRQAAGMLGASPVRVWLTVDLPIMSRALAGATAFAFAVALGEFGATSFVARPERITLPILIGRLISRPGAGNLGMACAAAIILAAVCAGAVFLVDRSVGARRGAAGIGAF, encoded by the coding sequence ATGAACGACAAGCCACCGCTTCGGGCCCACCCTGAAGATCGGGTAGGAAAGCTGCTCCGCCGAATGGGATTGGTGCTGGCCGCGCTGATTCCGCTCGGTATTTTTGCCGCCTTCTTTTTCTACCCGGTGGTGGCCTTGGTGGGCCGCGGACTTGTCGGACCTGGCGGCGGCGGCCCTACCGGAATTGACCTCACGGGCTTTGCCGATGTCGTGGGCAGGCCCCGATTTTTCAAGGTCGCCTGGTTCACGCTATGGCAGGCTGCGGTCTCCGCAGGGCTGTCGGTACTGCTAGGTATTCCCGGGGCACACTTGCTGTACCGGAGGAGCTTTCGCGGTCGTAGTGCCCTGCGGGCACTGGTAACGATCCCATTCGTGCTCCCCACGGTCGTGGTAGGGCTGGCGTTTCGAACCCTGTTCGCCAGCAGCGGTCCGCTTGGATCCTGGGGGCTCGACGGCACCGTGTGGGCGATTCTGCTCGCCCAAGTGTTTCTGAACTACGCGGTGGTGGTGCGGACGGTGGGGACCACCTGGGCGCAGCTGGACCAGCGACCAGAGGAAGCGGCACAAGCCCTCGGCGCGAGCCCGACTCGGGCGTTTTTGACGATTACGCTGCCAGCTCTGGGCCCAGCGATCGCCGCAGCGGGGACCCTGGTCTTCCTGTTTTGCGCTACGAGTTTTGGCATCATGGTCGTGCTCGGCGGCGGAAAGTTCAATTCTCTGGAAACTGAGATCTTCCGGCAGACCACGCAAATGCTCGACCTGCGCACCGCATCGGTGCTCTCCATTGTTCAAATTCTCTTGGTAGGAACAGTTTTGGGGATAGCCGCTCGCATTCGTCATCGCACCGAGTCCACCCTGCGCCTGCAATCGCACGTTGGTGCGAAACCCCGGGTGAGTGCCGCGGATTGGCCGGTCGTGCTCGTGACAGGGGTGGTCGTGGCGTTGCTGGTTGCTCCGATGGTGACTCTTCTGGGCAGGTCGCTGCACACCGAAACAGGTTGGGGTTTCGGTAATTTCGATGCTTTAGCCAGCACCGGCGACTCGCAATTGTTGATCGTGTCGGGCTGGACGGCGCTCGGCAATTCCGCCAGTGCCGCCGCAATCGCGGCGGCACTGGCCATCACACTTGGCGTGTTGCTGTCGATGGTGCTGGCGCGAAAGCCGAGGCAGGCGGCCGCGCGCAGATCACTAACAGTGCTCGATGGATTTTTTATGTTGCCATTGGGGGTGTCCGCGGCGACCGTCGGCTTCGGGTTTCTCATCGCGCTCGACAAGCCGCCCTTGGACTTTCGCGGATCTGCACTGCTCGTGCCCATCGCGCAGGCGATGGTGGCGACGCCGCTCGTAGTCCGGATGATCCTGCCTGTGCTCCGCGCCACCGACGACCGACTTCGTCAGGCCGCTGGCATGCTGGGCGCATCGCCGGTGCGGGTGTGGCTTACGGTTGACCTCCCCATCATGTCCAGGGCGCTGGCCGGGGCCACCGCCTTCGCGTTCGCGGTGGCGCTGGGCGAATTCGGGGCCACCAGCTTCGTCGCGCGGCCGGAACGGATCACCCTGCCGATACTGATTGGCCGCCTCATCTCTCGCCCCGGGGCGGGCAACCTGGGCATGGCTTGCGCGGCGGCCATCATCCTGGCGGCCGTATGTGCCGGCGCTGTCTTCCTCGTAGATAGATCGGTAGGCGCCAGGCGAGGCGCCGCCGGGATAGGAGCATTTTGA
- a CDS encoding ATP-binding cassette domain-containing protein, which translates to MTTPSTSTASAIPAISIQGLRKSFGPVEVLKDISLDVNHGEVVCVIGPSGSGKSTLLRCVNLLEQPTAGKIFVGEAEMTDPDVDIDGVRRKIGMVFQSFNLFPHLSVLENLTVAQTKVLKRSKSEADTIARSNLERVGMSHKEDAFPAQLSGGQQQRVAIARSLSMTPDLMLFDEPTSALDPELVGEVLAVMKGLAKDGMTMMVVTHEMAFARDVADRVVFMDGGYLVEEGHPDQVIGNPQHERTKSFLYRVLNPTQVEEGDEFPAPPVAVTPVSVMKPGERI; encoded by the coding sequence GTGACGACCCCCTCGACTTCAACAGCTAGTGCAATTCCTGCGATTTCCATCCAGGGCTTGCGGAAATCCTTTGGACCCGTAGAGGTGTTGAAAGACATCAGCTTGGACGTTAACCACGGTGAAGTGGTGTGCGTCATCGGGCCCTCCGGTTCAGGAAAATCGACCCTGCTCCGCTGCGTCAACCTGCTCGAACAGCCCACCGCGGGCAAGATTTTCGTCGGCGAGGCGGAGATGACTGATCCCGACGTCGATATCGATGGCGTCCGTCGCAAGATCGGCATGGTATTTCAGTCCTTCAACCTCTTCCCGCACCTCTCGGTCCTGGAAAACCTTACGGTTGCCCAGACCAAGGTGCTCAAGCGCTCCAAGTCCGAGGCGGACACGATCGCTCGGAGCAACCTCGAACGCGTGGGCATGTCGCATAAGGAAGATGCCTTCCCCGCACAGCTTTCCGGCGGACAGCAGCAGCGGGTCGCCATCGCACGATCGTTGTCGATGACCCCAGACCTGATGTTGTTCGACGAACCGACTTCGGCCCTCGATCCCGAATTGGTAGGCGAGGTGCTGGCAGTGATGAAGGGTCTCGCGAAAGATGGGATGACGATGATGGTCGTTACGCACGAGATGGCCTTCGCGCGCGATGTTGCCGACCGCGTCGTCTTCATGGACGGCGGGTATCTCGTGGAGGAGGGCCACCCGGACCAGGTAATCGGGAATCCGCAGCACGAGCGGACGAAGTCGTTCCTCTACCGAGTGCTCAACCCCACCCAGGTCGAAGAGGGCGACGAATTCCCGGCTCCTCCCGTAGCTGTGACGCCCGTTTCGGTGATGAAGCCCGGAGAGCGCATTTAA
- a CDS encoding thiamine ABC transporter substrate-binding protein: MLYNSISHSFRRSRPASSRHALATSLAVCFAAIVAGCASSDPAVSANSAANSPANSPAGVGSKPAAVTLVTHNSFSVDPKVLADFEVANNLTVTVLAQDALANQLVLTKDNPLGDVSYGIDNTFASRAVQAGVFSPYTSPLLPMGSDKYAFDADNSLTAVDFGDVCVNVDHAWFSAKGLAEPTSLEDLIKPEYKNLLVGQSAATSSTGLAFLLATIGHSGVDGWQKYWTALKANGIKIEADWESSYNVDFSGSSGKGDRPLVVSYGSSPPAEAPPGAATAPTGIVAGTCFRQVEYVGVLAGAKNPQAAHKVVDFMLSPEFQAGLPQQMYVYPVDKATTLPADWVKFAQAPADTIALDPVLISKDRDVWIQDWSDLVEG, translated from the coding sequence ATGTTGTACAACAGCATTTCTCACAGTTTTCGACGCAGCAGGCCAGCGTCTTCCAGGCATGCCCTGGCGACATCGCTGGCCGTGTGTTTCGCCGCTATCGTGGCCGGATGCGCTAGTTCGGATCCCGCGGTTTCAGCAAACTCCGCAGCAAACTCCCCTGCGAACTCACCTGCAGGAGTGGGGTCCAAGCCGGCGGCGGTCACCCTTGTGACACACAACTCGTTCAGCGTCGATCCGAAGGTGCTCGCTGATTTCGAGGTGGCAAACAATCTCACGGTGACGGTCCTGGCGCAGGATGCACTGGCCAACCAGTTGGTGCTCACCAAAGACAACCCGCTGGGCGATGTCTCTTACGGCATCGACAACACCTTCGCCTCCCGAGCCGTCCAAGCGGGAGTATTTTCCCCCTACACATCCCCGCTACTGCCGATGGGCAGCGACAAGTACGCGTTTGACGCCGACAACTCCTTGACGGCAGTCGACTTCGGCGACGTGTGCGTCAACGTCGACCACGCATGGTTCAGCGCCAAAGGTCTCGCGGAACCGACCAGCCTCGAGGACTTGATCAAACCCGAATACAAGAATCTTTTGGTGGGACAATCTGCTGCGACATCCAGCACCGGTCTGGCGTTTCTGCTCGCAACCATCGGGCACAGCGGCGTCGACGGATGGCAGAAGTACTGGACAGCGTTGAAAGCAAACGGCATCAAAATCGAAGCTGATTGGGAAAGTTCTTACAACGTCGACTTTTCTGGCTCTTCCGGCAAGGGGGACCGCCCGCTGGTGGTGTCCTATGGTTCGTCGCCGCCGGCAGAGGCTCCCCCCGGCGCTGCGACGGCGCCGACCGGCATCGTTGCAGGCACGTGTTTTCGGCAGGTCGAATACGTGGGAGTGCTCGCGGGAGCGAAGAACCCTCAAGCAGCCCACAAGGTGGTCGACTTTATGCTGTCCCCGGAGTTCCAGGCGGGCTTGCCCCAACAGATGTACGTCTATCCCGTCGATAAGGCCACCACGCTGCCAGCCGACTGGGTGAAGTTCGCGCAGGCCCCGGCGGACACTATTGCCCTTGACCCGGTGCTGATTTCGAAGGACCGGGATGTATGGATACAGGACTGGTCGGACTTGGTCGAGGGCTGA